In one window of Firmicutes bacterium HGW-Firmicutes-1 DNA:
- a CDS encoding DUF1456 domain-containing protein, protein MNNNDILIRLRYALEIRNSDLVEIFKLGGIEVTQEEVMKMLIKSKNSDHDDIDNNDDIEENDEKIKCTYFMIDSFLNGFIIFKRGQQGSKTGQHESPAPSMKSSESVNNLMLKKLKIALSLTSDDILDILNEAGIIISKGELSAVLRKEGHRNYKECGDKYARNFLKGLAIKYRE, encoded by the coding sequence ATGAATAACAATGATATACTAATTAGATTAAGATATGCACTAGAGATAAGAAATTCAGATTTGGTGGAGATATTTAAGCTTGGTGGCATTGAAGTAACACAAGAAGAAGTTATGAAAATGCTCATAAAATCAAAGAATAGTGACCATGATGATATTGATAATAATGATGATATAGAAGAGAATGATGAGAAAATAAAATGCACTTATTTTATGATAGATTCATTTTTAAATGGCTTTATTATATTTAAAAGAGGTCAACAAGGTTCAAAAACAGGACAACACGAAAGTCCGGCACCGTCTATGAAGAGTAGTGAAAGTGTTAATAATCTCATGCTAAAAAAATTGAAAATAGCACTATCTTTAACAAGTGACGATATCCTTGACATATTAAATGAAGCGGGAATCATCATATCAAAAGGAGAATTAAGTGCGGTATTAAGAAAAGAAGGACATAGGAATTATAAAGAATGTGGAGATAAATATGCTAGGAATTTTCTGAAAGGATTGGCTATAAAATATAGAGAATAA
- a CDS encoding rubrerythrin family protein, protein MAILGNPFVSNVPRQMSNEELAQALRVDIAGEYEAIIGYESHVMATTDERAKKVLQHIADEEKKHVGELQQLLYVISPNDAQQIEKGKQTIQQQEQQNFQIPLQ, encoded by the coding sequence ATCGCAATTTTAGGAAATCCCTTTGTATCAAACGTGCCTCGTCAAATGTCAAATGAAGAATTAGCTCAAGCTTTACGTGTTGATATTGCTGGAGAGTACGAAGCCATAATTGGTTATGAATCCCATGTGATGGCTACCACTGATGAACGCGCAAAAAAAGTTCTACAACATATCGCAGATGAAGAAAAGAAACATGTCGGTGAACTTCAACAACTACTCTATGTGATTAGCCCAAATGATGCCCAACAAATTGAAAAAGGTAAGCAGACCATTCAGCAGCAAGAACAGCAAAACTTTCAAATACCCTTACAATAA
- a CDS encoding succinylglutamate desuccinylase → MNKEIIFELQSPYRNNFQINGFTFGQGSPSAAIIGPMRGNEIQQLYICSQLIQTLLSLEKKGSISKNHKILVIPSLNHYAMNIGKRFWTLDNTDINRMFPGNIEGETTQRIAAGVLEQVSGYTYGIQFASFYMPGDFIPHVRMMETGYNNASLATLFGLKYVFVRTPKLFDKTTLNFNWQIKGTQAFSLYTNQTDAIDEASAKEAVTSILRFLSRMGIIKYHTHSGYISSSLEDDNLITVHTHTAGIFRSKVKPGDDVVYQQVLAEILHPYEGNVIAQILSPTNGVIFFAHSNPLAMENQVMFKLIHRQYI, encoded by the coding sequence ATGAATAAAGAAATTATATTCGAACTACAATCACCTTATAGAAACAATTTTCAAATAAACGGTTTTACTTTCGGTCAAGGTAGCCCTTCCGCCGCTATTATCGGTCCTATGCGCGGCAATGAAATTCAACAGCTTTATATTTGTTCTCAACTCATTCAAACACTGTTAAGCCTTGAAAAGAAAGGTTCAATATCTAAGAACCATAAAATCTTGGTCATCCCTTCCTTAAATCATTACGCAATGAATATTGGCAAGCGTTTTTGGACATTGGATAATACCGATATCAATCGTATGTTCCCCGGCAATATTGAAGGTGAAACAACCCAAAGGATTGCTGCTGGTGTACTTGAACAGGTGAGTGGTTACACTTATGGAATACAGTTTGCCAGCTTTTATATGCCCGGTGACTTCATCCCCCATGTTCGAATGATGGAAACTGGCTACAACAATGCTAGCTTGGCAACTTTATTTGGTCTTAAATATGTCTTTGTTCGTACGCCTAAACTGTTTGACAAAACTACCCTTAACTTCAACTGGCAGATAAAAGGCACCCAAGCTTTTTCTCTCTACACAAATCAGACGGATGCTATCGATGAAGCATCGGCAAAAGAAGCCGTTACCTCAATCTTGAGATTCTTAAGTCGTATGGGCATTATCAAATACCATACCCACAGTGGATACATTTCCAGTTCCTTAGAAGATGACAATCTCATCACCGTCCACACACATACTGCTGGTATCTTTAGAAGCAAGGTTAAACCCGGTGACGACGTAGTTTATCAACAGGTGCTCGCTGAAATCCTCCATCCCTATGAAGGTAATGTAATCGCACAGATTTTGTCACCTACCAACGGTGTCATTTTCTTTGCTCATTCAAACCCACTGGCAATGGAAAACCAAGTCATGTTTAAGTTGATACATCGACAATATATTTAA
- a CDS encoding succinylglutamate desuccinylase — protein MVESIVSIDLFVEEKLEIKKNRLMPPQLHGDEKRICIVTGIHGDELEGQYVCYQIIKRLKDNQDKLTGIVDVYPALNPLGIDSISRGIPMFDMDMNRIFPGSENGAVAENIASKILKDIAEATMCIDIHSSNIFLREAPQVRMSEAASKTLLPYSQLLNTDFIWINPKEQVHHATLAQSLNEIGVPTMVVEMGVGMRITTHYGDMLVEGIFRLMKELGIWQGDATSAKIPRTIQDNDIQLVSASYSGIFIPRIDHAVYVKKETPLGDILDTLNGEILETLLAPCDGLILTLREYPVVYKGSLLARLIGGAQDE, from the coding sequence ATGGTAGAAAGCATCGTCTCTATTGATCTTTTTGTCGAAGAAAAATTAGAAATCAAAAAGAACCGTCTTATGCCACCTCAGTTACATGGTGATGAGAAAAGAATCTGTATCGTAACAGGTATCCACGGTGATGAATTAGAAGGACAATACGTCTGTTATCAAATAATAAAGAGACTTAAAGATAATCAAGACAAGTTAACTGGAATCGTAGATGTTTATCCAGCACTTAATCCATTAGGAATTGACTCCATCTCAAGGGGCATACCAATGTTTGACATGGATATGAACCGTATTTTCCCCGGGTCTGAGAATGGTGCTGTTGCTGAAAATATTGCTTCCAAAATACTTAAAGATATCGCCGAAGCAACAATGTGTATAGATATCCATTCCAGCAATATCTTTTTAAGAGAGGCGCCCCAAGTTCGTATGAGCGAGGCAGCATCAAAAACTCTTTTGCCCTATAGTCAATTGCTGAATACGGATTTTATATGGATCAACCCAAAGGAACAAGTCCATCACGCTACCCTCGCTCAAAGTCTAAATGAAATTGGTGTTCCAACAATGGTTGTTGAAATGGGTGTAGGTATGCGTATCACTACCCATTATGGTGATATGTTGGTTGAAGGTATCTTTCGCCTTATGAAAGAATTAGGTATATGGCAAGGAGATGCTACTTCAGCAAAAATACCTCGCACGATTCAAGACAATGATATTCAGCTGGTTAGTGCCAGTTATTCTGGGATCTTTATACCTAGAATTGATCATGCTGTTTATGTAAAAAAAGAAACACCCCTTGGTGATATCCTTGATACACTAAATGGGGAAATCCTTGAGACATTATTGGCACCCTGCGACGGTCTAATTTTGACTCTCAGAGAGTATCCCGTTGTTTATAAAGGTTCTTTGTTAGCAAGGTTGATAGGAGGTGCTCAAGATGAATAA
- a CDS encoding chemotaxis protein, which translates to MKNFLKNKNCNEAICLLAYVENLMNDIETEEPSADYPIHKTMIDLFKRLQSNERQLSDTTKKTLDVAVSLSEFDVTMTHTATKLIRFSDEMATLSESNLAIVEETTASMNQVNETITTVSDTLMDLSVHSGVILESNKNGLNNLTGVNKLKETVIRDANLMKVEIEKLIDLSQKIDGIVASVSQIADQTNLLALNASIEAARAGESGRGFAVVADEIKKLADSTKHNLEGMNAFVSNIRITANEGKKSMDNTLKSTNEMSQQIDRVFITVSESVEMLDHSINEITNVNHSMTEVKLASEEINSAMNSSSQDAERLSYMTKIIRDDAIESKQLAKKFSEVDDLLSVINKEAIEALKGSKNALSNDEILKIIESAKQGHLGWLDKLKTIVDTNKVIPLQVNGHKCKFGHFYHSIDIDFPLIKNKWYEIDALHEQLHKYGEAVIQAVENNQIEVARTNYEKSKDCGRKIFVIFEDISQIIKKESLNNVQILQRNKLVERNI; encoded by the coding sequence ATGAAAAATTTTTTGAAGAACAAGAACTGTAATGAAGCAATTTGTCTATTAGCGTACGTTGAAAATCTTATGAATGATATTGAAACAGAAGAGCCATCTGCAGATTATCCAATTCATAAAACGATGATAGATTTGTTTAAAAGGCTTCAAAGTAATGAAAGACAATTATCTGATACCACTAAGAAAACTTTAGATGTAGCAGTTTCCTTAAGTGAATTTGATGTTACAATGACGCATACAGCTACTAAACTTATTCGTTTCTCAGATGAGATGGCAACACTTAGTGAATCAAATCTAGCCATTGTTGAAGAAACAACCGCTAGTATGAATCAAGTTAATGAAACAATAACAACCGTTTCAGATACGTTAATGGATCTTTCAGTACATTCGGGGGTAATACTAGAAAGTAATAAAAATGGATTGAATAATTTGACTGGTGTTAATAAATTAAAAGAAACGGTTATAAGAGATGCAAATCTAATGAAAGTTGAAATAGAAAAGTTGATTGATTTGAGTCAAAAGATTGATGGTATCGTTGCAAGTGTAAGTCAAATTGCAGATCAAACAAATCTACTGGCATTAAATGCTTCTATTGAAGCAGCCCGTGCGGGTGAAAGTGGTAGGGGATTTGCTGTTGTTGCTGATGAGATTAAAAAGCTTGCAGACAGCACCAAGCATAACTTAGAAGGTATGAATGCATTTGTCAGTAATATTCGAATTACTGCAAATGAAGGTAAAAAAAGTATGGACAATACGCTGAAATCAACGAATGAAATGAGTCAACAAATTGACCGTGTATTTATAACTGTATCTGAGAGTGTTGAAATGCTTGATCATTCAATAAATGAAATAACAAATGTCAATCATTCAATGACAGAGGTTAAGCTAGCTTCAGAGGAGATTAATAGTGCAATGAATTCATCCAGTCAAGATGCAGAAAGGTTAAGTTATATGACGAAAATAATTCGTGATGATGCAATTGAAAGTAAACAACTCGCTAAGAAATTTTCGGAAGTGGATGATTTATTATCAGTAATTAACAAGGAAGCGATTGAAGCATTAAAGGGTAGCAAAAATGCATTAAGCAATGATGAAATACTTAAAATAATCGAAAGTGCAAAACAAGGTCATCTTGGATGGTTGGATAAATTGAAAACAATAGTAGATACAAATAAAGTGATTCCATTACAAGTGAATGGACACAAATGTAAATTTGGTCACTTTTATCACAGTATAGATATTGATTTTCCTTTGATAAAAAACAAGTGGTATGAAATTGATGCACTTCACGAACAATTACACAAATATGGAGAGGCTGTAATACAAGCTGTTGAGAACAATCAAATTGAAGTAGCTCGTACCAACTATGAAAAAAGTAAAGATTGTGGAAGGAAAATATTTGTAATATTTGAAGATATAAGTCAAATTATTAAAAAAGAAAGCCTCAATAACGTACAAATATTACAAAGAAACAAGCTTGTTGAGAGAAATATCTAA
- a CDS encoding zinc-binding protein — protein sequence MADKTIVCKGCNSDFVFTDSEQAFYKEKGFENEPQKCPDCRAAKKQQSRGNNRGGFGRSEREMFPAVCAECGKNTTVPFKPNGEKPVYCKDCYRPTGR from the coding sequence ATGGCAGATAAAACAATTGTATGTAAGGGATGTAACTCAGATTTTGTTTTCACGGATAGTGAACAAGCTTTTTACAAGGAAAAGGGTTTTGAAAACGAGCCACAAAAGTGTCCTGATTGTAGAGCAGCAAAAAAACAACAATCAAGAGGAAATAACAGAGGTGGTTTTGGTAGATCAGAACGTGAAATGTTTCCAGCTGTATGTGCTGAGTGTGGAAAGAATACAACGGTTCCTTTTAAGCCAAATGGCGAAAAACCAGTTTATTGCAAAGATTGCTACCGCCCTACAGGCAGATAG
- the bioF gene encoding 8-amino-7-oxononanoate synthase: MHQLLNEKIQSIKEKGLYRKLRYLENAQAPRVVIDSKNVILMGSNNYLGLCDDDRLKETAIKAIQKYGVGSGGSRLTTGSYDLHKELERKIAEFKGTEASIVFNTGYMANVGTINAITDRDWVIFSDRLNHASIVDGSRLSGAELIRYKHCDMDDLVQKIKKYKKDKCLLVTDGVFSMDGDIAPLPDLVEIAEKYSIMTMVDDAHATGILGKNGAGTPEYFGLENQIDVHMGTLSKAIASEGGYVAGKQILIDYLINHARSFIYSTALAPASIAVSINAIEIMKQEPERRIALLKFSDYFQNKLDLSGFEIKKSSTAIIPIMIGGAEKAAMFSQLLFEEGIYVPAIRPPTVPTGTSRLRVSLMATHTKEDLDEVIHKMILIGKKLEIIA; the protein is encoded by the coding sequence ATGCACCAATTATTAAATGAGAAAATACAAAGTATAAAAGAAAAAGGTTTATATAGAAAGCTTAGATATCTTGAAAATGCACAAGCTCCTCGAGTTGTTATTGACAGCAAAAATGTGATTTTGATGGGATCGAATAATTATTTAGGGCTTTGTGATGATGATCGTCTTAAGGAAACGGCAATAAAAGCCATTCAAAAATATGGTGTAGGATCTGGAGGCTCAAGATTGACCACGGGCAGCTATGATCTCCATAAGGAATTAGAGCGAAAAATTGCTGAGTTCAAAGGAACTGAAGCCAGCATTGTTTTTAACACTGGATATATGGCTAATGTAGGCACAATCAATGCGATAACAGATCGAGATTGGGTTATCTTTAGTGATAGATTAAATCACGCTAGTATTGTGGATGGAAGTCGTCTAAGTGGAGCAGAGTTGATTCGATATAAGCATTGTGATATGGATGATTTGGTGCAGAAAATTAAGAAATATAAAAAAGATAAATGTTTGCTTGTAACCGATGGTGTATTTAGTATGGATGGTGATATAGCACCGCTACCTGATCTTGTTGAAATTGCTGAAAAATATTCTATCATGACAATGGTGGATGATGCTCATGCGACTGGTATATTAGGAAAAAATGGAGCAGGGACACCAGAATATTTTGGACTAGAAAATCAAATCGATGTTCATATGGGTACATTAAGCAAAGCGATAGCCTCTGAAGGTGGTTATGTTGCTGGAAAACAGATTTTAATTGACTACCTAATCAACCATGCAAGAAGCTTTATTTATTCCACTGCATTAGCACCTGCCTCTATAGCAGTTTCTATAAACGCAATAGAAATTATGAAGCAAGAGCCAGAAAGAAGGATTGCATTGCTGAAGTTCTCAGATTACTTTCAAAACAAATTAGATTTATCAGGTTTTGAAATTAAAAAAAGCAGTACTGCGATTATTCCAATTATGATTGGGGGAGCTGAAAAGGCTGCCATGTTCAGCCAATTATTATTTGAAGAAGGCATTTATGTGCCTGCTATACGTCCTCCTACAGTGCCAACTGGAACCAGTCGATTAAGAGTCTCTTTGATGGCGACTCATACGAAGGAAGATTTAGATGAGGTGATTCATAAGATGATTCTTATAGGAAAGAAATTAGAGATTATTGCATAG
- a CDS encoding biotin biosynthesis protein yields MNKPYLVMLPGWGMGSYIWKPVQEMLSADFELLFVEWNDITSVDGYKEKVVQLMNQYKMDSFSLLGWSLGALVALELASQYTSQIKYVFLISGTSRFTIYKEEQYLIGWNKKIIERMKFKLEKDQQETRLNFNKAMFSNTENSNGQAQSFFEMVELNNSDYSTNSLLIGLDYLIQADVRKRINHIIAPMLLLHGEEDQICPLAAIEYIRSKKTYQTRLISLAHTGHIPFFTNPKQCYDSIKEFVKACEEGSLYD; encoded by the coding sequence ATGAATAAACCATATTTAGTAATGCTCCCAGGTTGGGGAATGGGTTCATATATTTGGAAACCCGTTCAGGAAATGCTATCAGCCGACTTTGAATTACTATTCGTCGAATGGAATGATATTACTTCCGTAGATGGATATAAAGAAAAAGTTGTGCAATTAATGAATCAATATAAGATGGATTCTTTCTCTTTGTTAGGATGGTCTTTAGGTGCTCTAGTGGCGCTAGAACTAGCAAGCCAATACACATCTCAAATAAAATATGTCTTTTTAATAAGTGGTACAAGTCGATTTACTATTTATAAGGAGGAACAGTATTTAATCGGCTGGAATAAAAAAATTATTGAACGAATGAAATTTAAACTTGAAAAAGACCAGCAAGAAACAAGATTAAACTTCAACAAAGCGATGTTTTCAAATACTGAAAATTCGAATGGACAAGCCCAGAGTTTCTTTGAAATGGTTGAATTAAATAATAGTGATTACAGTACTAATTCGTTATTGATAGGCTTGGATTATCTTATTCAAGCAGATGTGCGGAAGCGAATCAATCATATTATAGCACCTATGTTGTTGCTTCATGGTGAAGAGGATCAAATTTGTCCTTTAGCAGCAATAGAATATATACGATCGAAGAAGACGTATCAAACGAGATTAATATCACTTGCACATACAGGACATATACCTTTTTTTACGAATCCAAAACAATGTTACGATAGCATTAAGGAATTTGTAAAGGCATGTGAGGAAGGAAGTTTATATGATTGA
- the bioC gene encoding malonyl-[acyl-carrier protein] O-methyltransferase BioC encodes MIDKKLLKMRFSNNAKTYDQYANIQKKMAEELLSFCNLNVLVHCKINRILDIGCGTGYLTKLLSTLFPAAYITAIDLASGMIEIAKQQCIESSKIEYICGDIEEIELNDTYDLIISNATFQWFNQLPQTLHKLHELLAENGILCFSTFGTQTFTELNQAYTKAKEQLNLVSEASPSQAFYSFTELNQLCLAEAREIDIKESLEYEYFDCTKDFFRSVKKVGANNSNVQGRCQSPMLISEVINIYDSDYRENEKVRATYHCLYLKLVKQQ; translated from the coding sequence ATGATTGACAAAAAATTGCTCAAAATGCGGTTTAGTAATAATGCGAAAACTTATGATCAATATGCCAACATTCAGAAAAAGATGGCAGAAGAACTTCTGTCCTTTTGTAATTTGAATGTACTGGTCCATTGTAAGATAAATCGCATTCTAGATATTGGATGTGGAACCGGTTATTTAACTAAGTTATTAAGCACTCTTTTTCCTGCTGCATATATTACAGCGATAGATCTTGCTTCAGGCATGATTGAAATAGCAAAACAACAATGCATTGAATCAAGTAAAATAGAATATATCTGCGGAGATATTGAAGAAATTGAGCTTAACGATACCTATGATTTGATTATTTCAAATGCAACCTTTCAATGGTTCAACCAACTACCTCAAACGCTTCATAAACTTCACGAATTGTTAGCTGAAAATGGCATTCTTTGTTTTTCAACGTTTGGCACACAAACTTTTACGGAATTAAATCAAGCGTATACAAAAGCAAAAGAGCAACTTAATCTAGTTTCAGAAGCTTCCCCTAGTCAAGCATTTTACAGCTTTACAGAATTAAATCAATTGTGTTTAGCGGAAGCTAGAGAGATAGATATAAAGGAAAGCTTAGAATATGAATATTTTGATTGTACAAAGGATTTTTTTCGTTCAGTTAAAAAAGTAGGTGCAAATAACAGCAATGTTCAGGGGAGATGCCAATCCCCAATGTTAATAAGTGAAGTTATTAACATTTATGATTCTGACTATAGAGAAAACGAAAAGGTTAGGGCTACTTACCATTGTCTTTATCTAAAATTAGTGAAACAACAATAA